The Salvia miltiorrhiza cultivar Shanhuang (shh) chromosome 1, IMPLAD_Smil_shh, whole genome shotgun sequence genome has a window encoding:
- the LOC131025043 gene encoding 14 kDa proline-rich protein DC2.15-like, giving the protein MSSKKTTSIALFLVLNLVFFTLSSACGSCPTPKPKLPPPPPKPTPCPPPPATPSKATCPRDTLKLGVCADLLGGLIGVTIGTPPKTPCCTLIEGLADLEAAVCLCTALKANILGINLNVPISLSLLLNVCSKKVPSGFQCA; this is encoded by the coding sequence ATGAGTTCCAAGAAAACAACATCAATTGCCCTTTTTTTAGTGCTGAACCTTGTATTCTTCACTCTTTCTAGTGCATGTGGCTCTTGCCCTACTCCCAAACCAAagctgccgccaccaccacctaAGCCAACGCCATGCCCTCCGCCTCCGGCCACCCCGAGCAAGGCCACTTGCCCTAGGGATACCCTAAAACTAGGTGTATGTGCTGATTTGCTTGGTGGGTTGATTGGTGTCACAATTGGAACTCCTCCAAAAACTCCATGCTGCACCCTCATCGAAGGGCTGGCCGATCTCGAGGCGGCCGTTTGCCTCTGCACCGCCTTGAAGGCCAACATTTTGGGCATCAACCTTAATGTTCCCATTTCTCTTAGCTTGCTTCTCAATGTTTGCTCCAAGAAGGTTCCATCAGGCTTCCAGTGTGCCTAA